The sequence below is a genomic window from Novosphingobium sp. KACC 22771.
CGGGCATGGGGGATCGATGTGCGGGCCTATTCTCCCTCGCGCCGCCCCGGCACTGCGCAGGACGGCGTGAGCTTTATGGAACTGGACGCACTGTTGGCCGCCTGCGACCTCATCAGCCTGCATGCCGCGCTCAATCGCGACACTTACGGCCTGCTGGGGGCGCGGCGCCTTGAGGGGATGAAACCGGGGGCTTTGCTGGTCAACACCGCCAGAGGCGGGCTGGTCGATGAAGTGGCCTTGGCGCAGGCCTTGGGAGAGGGGCTGATCGGGGGCGCCGCGCTGGATTGCTTTGCCCAAGAACCTCTGCCCGTCGATCATCCGTTATGGGACGCGCCCAACGCGATCCTCACACCGCACCAGATCGGCCATACGCAGGCAGGGCAGGCCTCGGTCATGGAGCGGTTCGTCGCCAACATCATCGCCCCGCTGCCCGCCCTTCCATCGTAGCAGAGGAGAACCACGTGAACGGCAACATCATGGCCTCTCTTCCCGGCACACCGCGTCATACCCGATGCTTGGAACAGGAGGCGCAGGCCCGCCGCGATCTCGCGATTGCCTATCGGCTTTTCGATATGCTAGGCATCACCGATCTGATCCACACGCATATCTCGATCCGCGTTCCAGGCGAGGAGGGCGCCTTTCTGCAATTGCCGTATGGCCACCTGTTCAGCGAGGCTCGTGCCTCGGACATGGTGAAATGCGACATAGGGGGCAATATCCTTTCCGACCCCACCGGCCTTGGCGTCAGTCGCGGCGGTTTTTGCATCCACAGCGCGATCCATCAGGCGATCCCGCGCGCCGCCTGCGTCATGCATGCCCATACCGAGGCGAATATTGCCGTCGCCAGCTATCGCGAAGGGCTGCTTCCGCTGAGCCAGCATGCGCTGCGCTTCTACGGCAAGATCGGCTATCTCGACTATTGCGGCCCCTTTGATACCGAGGAAAAGCGGCGGCGCCTGCCGGTCGCTCTTGGCGGCGGCGATGTGTTGATGTTGCGCAACCACGGCGCGCTGGTCATTGGCCAAAGCGTGGCGGAATGTTATTCGCGCATGTATTATCTCGAAAGGGCCTGTCGCATGCAGGTCACGATGCTTTCGATGTGCCGGGATGCGCGGGCCGAACTCGTCTTTCCCGCCGTTGAGGATTGCGCCACCATGGCGCGTCTGTTTGAAGATCCCGAACAATCGGTGGCGCAGCGGGAATGGGTGGCCTTGACCCGGCGGCTGGACGATCAGGGCGCAGACTATGCCCGGTGAGACGCCGCCTCCCGCGATGGCGCGCAAGCTGAGCGATCAATTGCCACCGGTGTTTCCGGTTGGCTTTGGCTGCATGGGGCTGGACGCAGGCTATGGCGATCCCGTGCCGGATGATGCGGCAGAGGCATTGTTGCGCCAGGCGGTGGAATGCGGCGTGACAATGTTTGATACGGCCGAGCTTTATGGCCCGTTCACGAATGAGGAGCGCATTGGCAAGGCGTTGCGGCCCTATCGTGGCAGGGTTTTGATCGCCACCAAATTTGGCGCGAGGATCGAAGACGGGAAACCCGCCGGTCTTGACAGCCGCCCCGAACAGGTAGCGGCCAGCGCGGAGCGCTCCCTGCGGCGGCTGGGAGTGGAACGGATCGACCTGTTCTATCAGCACAGGGTTGATCCCAAGGTTCCGATCGAAGATGTGGCGGGCGCTGTGGGGCGGTTGATCGAGGCGGGCAAGGTGGGGGCTTTCGGCCTGTCCGAAGCGGGCGCACAGACTTTGCGCCGGGCGCATGCCGTGCAACCTGTTGCGGCGGTCCAGAGCGAATATTCGATCTGGACCCGCGATCCCGAGAAGAACGGCGTCCTTGCGGCCTGTGGCGAATTGGGGGTCGGCTTTGTCGCTTTCAGTCCGCTGGGGCGGGGTTATCTGGCAGGCGCGGTGGATGCGGCCACCCGATTCCCATCGCAGGATGCGCGTTCCTCGCTGCCGCGTTTTTCCGCCGAGGCGCGCTTGCGCAATCTGGCGCTGGCTGAAGAGATCAGGCGCTTTGCCGCTTTTCATGGCATGTCGCCGGCACAACTGAGCCTTGCATGGTTGCTTGCCCGCCAGCCTTGGATTGTGCCCATTCCAGGCTCGCGCAATATGCAGCGCGTGAGGGAGAATGCCTGTGCGGCCGATGTCCGCTTGGAGCCGCAGGCATGGGATGCGCTGGAGGAAAGGCTGAAGCAGATCGTCATCCATGGCGAACGCTATCCGGAACATCTGCTGGCCATGACAGGATTGTGAGCTGCCACTGAGGGGGGGGCGGCGAGAGGATCCCGCCCTTACCCGTCCTGCGCCGGTGGTGATGGATCCGGCTTGATCCTGCTGAACCAAATTTTGCGAAAGGCCAGAGTGGGCGCGTCACTGGCCACTGAGCGCTCGTCTCTGGCCGGCGGCACTTCCTGTGGAAACGAACTTTCGATGATCGCCTGATCCTCTCTGGCGATCCGCGCATTCACGCGCGCAAAGAGCGGATCGAACAGGCGGGATTTAGCAAAATTGCGTAGTGTGTAGATCGTCAGGCGAGTCTCGCCGGGCTGGGCCGGGCTGCAAACCGCCAGCATGCGCATGGTTCGCCCGCCCGGATCGATGACCAGTTCCATGATATTGGGGAAATGATAGCGCAGATTCTGGCGGGGTTCCTCACCGGCGCGGATGGCTGAAATCTGCGCGCCATATTCTGTTTCCTGCCAGACCATCTCCATCTTTTCGTTTGTCCGCCCGCGCAGCCCTTTGCCGATGGTGGCGCCGTGCACGAAAGGCAGATGCGGCGTATCCAGCATGTTTTCCATCACGCGCGTCCAGTGCACGCGCCAATGGAAACTCTGGGCCGTAAGGCGCAATTCGGGCTGAAGAAGTATCTCCGGCACTCTGGGCTCGCCTTCTGCTTCACGCGCCGTAAAGATCCAGATCAGCCCGCCTTTTTCGCGTATGGGCAAGGCATTGGCGGAAAGCGCGTCGAGCTTTGCATCCGGGTTCCACGGCACATAGCGGCATTGCCCCGTGCCATCAAACCGCCAGCCATGAAATGGGCAGGTAATCTGACCACGTTCAACGCGCCCAAGCGAGAGGGCAACCCCGCGATGCGGGCAAACATCGTACAGCGCACAAGGCTGCCCCTCGCCATTGCGGAAAAGCACAAGGCGTTCATTCGCCAGCGAAAGCGCCAGAGGTCTATCCGCTCGCACATCGGCGGCAAGACACAGGGGCACCCAGTTTCGCGAAAATTGGGGAAACATAGTCTGGTTCATTGGCTCTGGTTAGCATGCGCGAAGGGGTTTAGGCAGCCTGAGATGTGGCCGTGTTACGCCGCCCTAAACGCGGTTGCCACCGCCATGGCCGGCATTTTTACATAATATGGAATATCGCCAAATTCGGCACACTCTCTGCATCGCACCCGCAATCAATGAATAACCCAAAGCGCAAAGCCGAACGCGACAACAAAGGACGTGGCCGTCGCCGCCAAAACGGGCAGCACCGACGTCCAACCCAATTGCAGGATCAGGTCCGTACGGGTCCGCATCGCCGTAGCCGTCACCGCCAACAGCAGCAGCCCTTTGGAAAACAGCAGGGCGTTGGCAGAAATCAGCGGTGGAACCGCGATCAATGAATGACCGACAACCAACGCCAGAAAAGCCAGAATAAACGGCGGCAGAGCCAAGGCCTTCCAAGGAGAAACCCGTTCTCCGCGCGGATCAAAGCGTTGGACGGCAATTGCCGCCAGAGCCACCAGCGGCCCCAGCAAAGCGACCCGCGTAAGCTTGACGACGGTGGCCGCGGCCCCCGCAGCATTGGAAACCGCGTAACCGCCACCGATCGACTGCGCGACATCGTGAATCGCCGCCCCGGTCAAAAATCCCGCCTGCCGCGCGTCGAAGTGGGCCAAGCGCGCCAATTCTGGATAAATCGTCATCGCCAGCGCGCTTGCAACCGAAACCACGACCAGCGTCAGCGTAAACTGTGCCTGACTGACCCTTTCACGCCCCACCACCCCATAGAGTGCGAGCGCGGCCGACGCTCCGCAAATCGCCGTTGCACCACCAGCCAGAATCCCGATCGCCAACCCCTGCCCCGCCAGCCTTGCGCCCAGCAGCGCCGCGACAATCGCCGCACTCATCACGACCAGCAGCGCGGCGAAAGGCCCCAGCCCCAGCGCCCCGATTTCCGAAAGCGTGACCTGAAAGCCCAGCAGCACGATACCCCAGCGCAAGCAGGTTCGCCCGACGAATTCCAGCCCCGGCGCGGTGCGCGGATCGGCCGAAACAAATTGCATCGCCAGCCCCAGGATCAGCCCCATCAGGATGATCGGCATGCCGTAATGATCGGAAAACCAGGCGCCCGCCGCGCTGACGATCGCGCTGATGGCGATGCCGGGCATAAGCTTCCGCCATTTGGCCGGAGGAGCCGCAGGCGCCGGGGCCAGATGGGTTTCGCCAAACAGATCGCCCGCCCACAGCGGAGTGTTATCCTTGGCATCATGGGGGGCATCATGGGGTGCCGACATGGTTTGCATCTTCCCGAAATTTTCTGCTTTTGCTGGCTTAACCGAGATTATGTCTCACGGTGTCACAACATGCTTTCCTTATCCTCCAAACGCGCTACTGTGCAAGGGTAAAGCGCCGACGACGCGCGTGGATTTGGGGAGAGTTAAACCATGGAACCTGCCGCCAAGCGGGCTTCTTCAGGCGCGACCATGGCTTTGGTGGCGCTGCTGTTTGCGGGCAATGCGCTCAATTATGTCGACCGGCAGGTGGTGGCCCTGCTCAAGCCCACGCTTCAGGCCACATTCCATTGGAACGATGGTGATTTTGCGCATCTTGGCTCTGCCTTCCAATTCGCGGCGGCCAGCGCGCTGGTGTTTGTCGGCTGGTTCATCGACCGGCTTGGCGTGCGCGTGGCCTATGGCGCGGCGGTCACGGTCTGGAGCCTGGCGGGCATGGCGCATGGCATCGCCTCCAACGTTCAACAATTTGTCGCTGCCCGAGTCGTGCTGGCCATCGGCGAGACGGTCAGTACCCCTGCAGGCGTCAAATCGGCCACGGTCTATCTGCCGCCTGACCGGCGCAATCAGGCACTGGGCATCATCAACACCGCGCCCAATATCGGCGCCATTCTGACACCGCTGATCATCCCCCCCTTCGCGGTGGCATTTGGCTGGCAAGCGGCCTTTTTCGTGACCGGCGGGCTGGGGCTGGTCTGGCTGCTAGCATGGTGGTGGGGCACGCGTTCGCTGGAACCGGTGACAAAGGCAGCCGAACGCGCGCCGGTCAACTGGCGCGAATTGCTCAGCGCGCGCAGCAGTTGGGTGGTGATCGGCGCCAAATTCCTGACCGATGGGGTTTGGTGGTTCGTGCTGTTTTGGATGCCGGACTTTTTCAACCGCGTTTTCGGCATGAGCCAGGCACGGCTCGGCTTGCCGGTGGCGATCATCTTCTCGCTGGCGGCGGCGGGGGCCTTGACCGCAGGCGGCCTTTTTCCACGCCTGCGCCGCGCCGGGCAAAGCCTTGATGCGGCACGCAAGCGTTCGATGCTGTTTTTTGCCGTCGTGGTGCTGGCCATGCCTCTGGCCTTGCTGACGCAAAATGTCTGGGCGGCGGCGGTCCTGATCGGGCTGGGCCTGTTTGCGCATCAGGGTTTTTCCACCAACATCTTTGGCATGACCGCCGACATCGTCCCGACCGGGCGCGTCGCCAGTGTGATTGCGCTCGGCGCGGTGGCGGGCAATCTCGCCGGTATGGGAGTGATCGAACTGGCGGGCTGGTCGCTGTCGAGCGGGCTGGGTTATACGCCGATGTTCATTCTTTGCGGCGTGGCCTATCTGCTGGCGCTGGGCTGGATACATCTGATCATGCCCCGGCTGGAAGCGGCCTGAACTAGCTTGAGAGGCAGCAAAAGGGGGCGCTCCAGAACGGAGCGCCCCCTTTTCATTATACGCTGATTTTCAATCAGAAGTTATAGCGGGCGCTGATCCCAAAATAGCGCATCGCGTCGCGCGGGATCTGATAGCGATAGCTGCCCCCCGGCCCGCCGTTGATGATCGAAGCGGCATAGGCCTGATCGAAGAGGTTGCGCACCTGGGCCACGATCCGCCATTTGTCGGTGGGCGAAACCAGCCCTGCCTGAATATTGACCAGACCATAGGCCGGAATCGTGCCGAACTGGCGCTGCACATCGTTGGGTGTGAACAGCGACAACTGGCTCGACTGGAAGTTGCCCGAAGCGCCAAACACCAGATCGGCCCAGCCATCGGTGCGCACGCGATGGTCGAGGCTCAAGGAGCCCTTCCATTTGGGTGCATAGGCCAGCGGCGTACCCGGTTGAATGATCGACGTGGCAGCCGCGCCGGGTGCTGCATAGAAGTTCACCACATGCGCGTCGGTATAGGCCAGACCGCCGCCAAGCGTGGTATCCGGGCCAAGGCGCCATGACATGTCCGCCTCGACGCCCTTGGTGGAAACCTCGCCCGCATTGGTAAAGCGAGTGACGACCACGCCCGCCACCAGATCAGGATTATTCGCCTGGAAATTGTGATACTTGGCATAGAAACCGGCAAGGTTGAGCGTCAGTTTCCCGCCAAACAGCGTGTTCTTCAGACCCACTTCAAAGGCATCGGACGTTTCGGGCGCGATGACATTGGTGCCGGTGGGCGTCAGGTTGAAAAAGATGTTATAGGCCGGACCCTTGTAGCCGCGCGCATAGCTGGCATAGGCCATGACGTCGCGGCTGAGATCGGCTTGCAGCACCGCCTTGCCCGAGAGATTGTCCTTTGAGGTGCCGGTGCGGAAGGGCACGCCATTCGATACGCCAGTATCGAACACGCCCTGATCGAAATTGCCGTTGATCCCCGGCCCGGCCAGCGTGGTGCGACGGATGTGGAACACATCCAGCTTGTCATGCGTATAGCGCAGGCCCCCCACAAGGCGGACACGCTCGGCCAGCTTGAACGTGGCCTGTCCGAAAACAGCCACGTTGCTGAAAGTCGAGCCGAAATCGGCCGTTGCGCTGGGGAAGGTCGAGGGATTGGCATTCGCGCTGCCGCAGGGGATCAGCACGCCGCTGGGTGCGGTGGCCGTGGCGGTGCAGACTTCATCATTGCGCGTAAAGATACGCTCGGAAAAGGCGCGCGAATAATAGGCGCCCAACACATAGGACAGCCGATTGGCCGCAGGCGAGGTCAGCCGCAATTCCTGGCTGAAGGTGTTCGACTTTTGCGGGCCATTGTCGTGCAACTGGTTGAACCCGACATAGGCGCGATCCAGCCAGTCGCCGTCGCGGATTTCGGTGTTGTTCCATTCGCGATAGGCGGTGATGCTGGTCAGTGTGTGGGTGCCGATGTCAATATCGGCCTGCCCCGAAACGCCCCAGCCCTCTTCCTTCGTGCTGGTCACAAGGTTTTGATTAATAAAGCCGGTCTTGGCCCCCATCGGAGTGGGCAGCACATTGAAGGCAAGGCTGGTGGTCGGCGCGCCTGCACCGGTCAACGGGCCGGTGGCGATGATGTCGGCGCAGCAATTGTCATTGTTGCGGTGATAATCGGCCGCAACATAGATTTTGACGCCCGTGCCGGGATTGTAAAGGAACTGGGCGCGGCCGCCGACATGGTCATAGCCGTTGACCATCGATTGGGTCGCCAGATTGCGAATGTTGCCATCATAGGCGCTGGCAAAGCCGGTAAAACGCGCCGCCAGATCCTTGCCGAGCGGAACATTCAGCGCGCCTTTGACGCGCCATTCATTGCCTTCAAAATAATTGGCTTCGATGCTGCCGGAAAACTCGTTCTTGGGCATCTGGCTGGTGATGTTGATGACGCCCGCGCTGGCATTCTTGCCGAACAGCGTGCCCTGCGGCCCGCGTAGCACTTCCATCTGGGCAATGTCGACCAGATCGCTGAACGCCTCGCCCGAGCGGGCATAGACTACGCCATCCACGACGGTCGACACAGACGGCTCGCCCGCGATCGAGAAAGTGGCGGTGCCGACGCCGCGCAGATAGATGGTCTGATTGAGCGTGGTGCCCGATTTCTGGAAGTTGAGCGCCGGGACCAATTGGCTCGCGCTTTCGATGCTGGGTCGCGCGGCGGCGGCCAAAGTCGCGCCGGTCAGCACCGAAACGGCCACAGGCACGCTGTGCAGCGACTCCGAGCGTTTCTGCGCGGTGACGACGATCTCGCCCGCAGTTCCCGAATCCGTTGCCTGCTGCGCCAAGGCGGGGGCGCTGGCCACGGCCAGAAGCGGCAGGCACAATAAGGACGATAGATTTGATTTCACGCTAAAATCCTCCCCAAATGCGGGGGATTGGGCGGTTTCGCCTCTTCCCGCGATGACTTTGTCTCGCATTTTATAACCTTGCGATTGGCGGTTGATTTGCCCGCCGCGCGGCGATATGTCAAGCGGTGTCACACCGATCCAGTCACGGATCGCCAAGACCAAAATCAACGTTTGGATGAGCGATGCAGGTGCAATTTTCTCCGTTCAGGGACGGTTTTCAACTGGATTTCGCCGGGCGAACGCTGCTTCGCCATCACACGGAATGTCCCGCGCTGGTCATAGCGCAGGGCGCGTCTTCGGTTGAAATGTATCGCGGCAATTTCCGCATCGAGGATGCGCCGAGCAACGCCATCACCCCGACGCAATGGCGCATGGAGCAGGATACGATCCTGATGCTCCACAATGACGCGCCCGTCGCGCGTATTGCCTGGGATCAGGCGGCGCTGACCATCCACGCGCTTGATCCCGATTTTGACCGCCTGTGGGTCCATTTTTACGCCGAACCGAACGAAACCATCTGGGGCGGCGGAGAGCAGATGAGCTATCTGGCCCTCAATGGCCGCCGCTTTCCCATGTGGACCAGCGAGCCGGGCGTGGGCCGCGACAAAAGCACCGAGTTGACCCGGATCATGGATGAGACCGGCATGGCGGGCGGCGACTACTGGAACACCAACTATCCCCAGCCCACCGTCCTCACCTCGCGCTGGCTGGCCATCCATCTTGATGCCAGTGTCTATAGCGTGATTGATGCCGGCAATCCGGGGCGCACCAGTTTCGAGGTCTGGGCGGCGCAGGCGCGCTTTGAAATCTTTGCGGCCGATGGGCCGCAGGATCTGGTCGGCCAACTTTCCCACCGCTTTGGCCGCCCCCGCGCCTTGCCCGATTGGGCAATCGGCGGGGCGATTGTCGGGCTGAAGCAAGGCGAAAAGAGCTTTGAGCGGCTCGACGCTTTCCTCGATGCGGGCGCGGCGGTTTCGGGCCTGTGGTGCGAGGATTGGGCGGGCATCCGCGAGACCAGCTTTGGCCGCCGCCTGTTCTGGGATTGGCAGCGCAGCGAGGCCCGTTATCCCGATCTGCCCGCGCGGATCAAGGCGCTCAATGAACGCGGCATTCGCTTTCTTGCCTATGCCAATCCCTATCTGGCCGTCGACGGCCTGCTCTATCAGGAAGCCTTGGTGAGCGGGCATTTGTGCCGCAAGCTGGACAGCGACGAGCCCTATCTGGTCGATTTCGGGGAATTTTATTGCGGCGTGCTCGATTTCACGCGTGAGGAAAGCTGCGTCTGGTTTGCGCAGCGTATTCTCTGCCGCGAGATGCTCGACATCGGCATTGACGGCTGGATGGCCGATTTCGGCGAATATCTGCCCACCGACGTTCGCCTCGCCAATGGCATGGACGCGATGGAGGCGCATAATCTCTGGCCGGTGCTGTGGGCGCAGGTCAATGACCGCGCCCTGGCCATGCGCGGACGTCAGGGGGACGCAGTGTTCTTCATGCGCGCAGGGTTCAGCGGCGTTTCACGCGCCTGCCCACTGCTTTGGGCCGGGGATCAGTCGGTTGATTTCACCCGCCATGACGGGCTCGGCACGGTCATCACGGCCGCGCTTTCGTCCGGTCTCGTCGGCAATGCCTACAGCCATTCCGATTGCGGCGGCTACACTTCGCTGCACGGCAATATTCGCAGCGTTGAACTGATGCAGCGCTGGTGCGAATTGGCCGCCTTTGCCCCCGTCATGCGCAGCCACGAGGGCAATCGGCCCGACGACAATCTGCAATATGACTCCAGCCCCGAACTGTTGGCCAATTTCGCCATGTGGAGCAGGATTCACGCCCATCTGGCGCCCTATGTCCGCCACTTGTGCGACGAGGCGGTGGCCACCGGCCTGCCCGTCCAGCGCCCGCTGTTTCTGCATTATCCGCAGGACAGCGGCCTGTTCGCGCTGCAGGATCAGTTCCTCTACGGCGCCGACCTTCTTGTCGCCCCCGTTGTCGAAGAAGGCGCGACCAGCCGCCAAGTCATCCTGCCGGGCGAACAAGCGTGGCGCCACGTATGGTCGGGCGCGGATTACGCGCCGGGAGAGCATGACATTGCCGCGCCCATCGGCCATCCTCCTGTCTTCTATCGGACAGACAGCGCCTTTGCCGATCTGTTTGCCCGGATGCGGGAGATCGTGGCGGAATGAGTGAGCGATCCAATATTCGCGATGTGGCCGCTTTGGCGGGGGTGGCGGTCAAAACGGTCAGCCGGGTGCTGAACGGCCATCCCTATGTCAGCGCCGCCATGCGCGAAAAGGTGGAAAAGGCGATGAAGGAGCTGGAATTCCGCCCTTCGATCGCGGCGCGTATCCTGTCGGGATCCAAATCGAACCAGATCGCCCTGATCTATGACAACCACAGCCCCTATTACATGTTCCAGATCCAGAGCGGATGCTGGGATTACTGCAAGGCCCACGGCATCCGCCTGATCGCCCAGCCGGTTGACGTGGCCGATCCCCAAGTCGGCGATTCCGTAAGGGGATTGGTCAGCGAGACCCATGTTGACGGTATCATCCTGTCCTCGCCGGTCACCGATTGCGTGGGCGTGCTTCAGGCTCTGGACGCACTGGACGTGCCCTTCGTCCGCATTTCGCCCGGCACCAATCATGCGCTGACATCCTCGGTGTTCATGGATGATGCGCAGGCCGCCGATGACATGACCACCCATCTCATCAACATCGGCCATCGGCGGATTGGTTTCATCAAGGGCCACCCAAACCATATGTCGAGCGATGATCGCTTGTTCGGTTATCGCCGCGCTCTCGATCGGGCGGGCATTGCCTTTGAGCCGCAATTGGTGATGCCCGGCGAGTTCGATTTTGAAAGCGGGTTTGCCGCGGGCGGCATGTTGCTGGATCTGGCCCATCCGCCCAGCGCGATCTTTGCCGCCAATGACGATATGGCGGCGGGCGTGCTGGCCATGGCCCACGGGCGCGGCATCGCCCTGCCCGATCAACTTTCGGTGGTGGGCTTTGACGACACCACGCTCGCGCGCACGGTCTGGCCCGCGCTGACCACCATTCATCAGCCGATGGCCGAACTGGCGCGGACAGCCACCGAAATCCTCATCGCCGGGGGTGATATCACGCACCGCCGTCTCTCGCACACCCTTGTCGAACGCGCCTCGGTTGCGGCGCCTTTCAGGAAGAACTCATGAGCCTTTTGCCTCTCCCCCCTGCTTTGCGCCCGCTGGGGGCGTCCGGTCTGAATGTCTCCCCCATCGCGTGGGGCATGTGGCGCCTTGCCGAAGGCAGGCGCACGGCGGCCGATGCGGCGCGCCTTGTCCACGCCGCGCTTGATGCCGGGATCACGCTGCTCGACACCGCCGACATCTATGGTTTTGACGGCAGCGGCGGGTTTGGCGATGCGGAAAGTCTGCTGGGCGAGGTGATCGCCGCCGATCCGGGCCTGCGGAACCGTTTTGTGCTGGCGTCCAAGGGCGGCATCATGCCCCCCCTGCCCTATGACCAGTCGAGCGAGTATCTGAACGCCGCCATCGACGCCTCGCTGCGCCGGTTGAAGGTCGAGACCATCGACCTCTATCAGGTCCACCGCCCCGACATTCTGGCCCATCCGGCGCAGGTCGCCCGCGTGCTCGACGATGCCGTGGCTTCGGGCAAGATCCGCGCCATCGGCGTGTCCAATTTCACCCAGGCGCAGGTGGCCGCGCTCAACCATTTCCTGACCAACAAGCTGGTCGTCACCCAGCCCGAAATCAGCCCGCTGCGCATCACCCCGCTTGAAAACGGCGAGATGGATCAGGCGATGATGCTGGGCATAACGCCGCTGGCATGGTCGCCGCTGGGCGGGGGCCGTCTGGCTGCGCCAGAAACCGCGCGCGATCTGGCCGTGGCCGAGGCGCTGGACGTGGTGGCCGACGATCGCGGCGTGTCGCGCACCGTGGCGGCCTACAGCTGGCTGATGGCGCATCCCGCCGGGATCATCCCCATTATCGGTTCACAAAACCCGGCCCGTATCGCCGAAGGGGCCGCCGCCCTCTCGGTCCAGTGGAGCCGGGAAGAATGGTACGGCGTACTGGTCGCCGCACGAGGAGAGAGGTTGCCATGAGCGAAGAACAACCCAAGGGTCAACAGTGTGAAATCGCATGGTTTTCGGCCCTGTGTGACGATGACTATGAATTTCTGGGCGTGCACGATCCCTATCTGAAATCCAGTTGGGAGCATTGCCGCAACATCGTGATGCGCGCCGAAGAGGGCGGGTTTGACAATATCCTGCTCCCCTCGGGTTACAGCCTCGGGCTGGACACCACCGCCTTTGCCGCCGCCGTGGCGACGCAGGTGCGCCGGATCAAGCTGCTTTGGGCCACGCGTATTGGCGAAGACTGGCCGCCGCAACTGGCGCGCCGCATCGCCACGCTGGACCGCATCCTTGGGCCGAATGCGGATGGAACGGGCGGGCGGCTTAACGTCAACATCATTTCCTCGGACATGCCGGGTGAACAGATGGCCTCTGGGCCGCGCTATGCCCGCGCGACCGAAGTGATGAAGATCGTGCGTACGCTGCTCAATGGGGAATCGCTCGATCATGAGGGCGAATTTTATAAGCTCAAGCTCGACCCGCCGCGCATCACCACGATTTCGGGCAAGGCGCCTGCCTTCTATTTCGGCGGCCTGAGCCATGAGGCACGTGAATGCGCGGCGGAGGGCTGCGATGTCTATCTGATGTGGCCCGAC
It includes:
- a CDS encoding LLM class flavin-dependent oxidoreductase, with amino-acid sequence MSEEQPKGQQCEIAWFSALCDDDYEFLGVHDPYLKSSWEHCRNIVMRAEEGGFDNILLPSGYSLGLDTTAFAAAVATQVRRIKLLWATRIGEDWPPQLARRIATLDRILGPNADGTGGRLNVNIISSDMPGEQMASGPRYARATEVMKIVRTLLNGESLDHEGEFYKLKLDPPRITTISGKAPAFYFGGLSHEARECAAEGCDVYLMWPDTMDKVRETIADMKARAARFGRSLKFGYRAHVIVRETEDEARAYATRLLSKLDDEAGRAIREQSLDAKNFGVQRQAELRQAAGNDGYVEDHLWTGIGRARSGCGAAIIGTPDQVLSKLRAYQAEGIEAFILSGYPHAQEADLFARHVLPHIQHGPLNI
- a CDS encoding alpha-glucosidase, which codes for MQVQFSPFRDGFQLDFAGRTLLRHHTECPALVIAQGASSVEMYRGNFRIEDAPSNAITPTQWRMEQDTILMLHNDAPVARIAWDQAALTIHALDPDFDRLWVHFYAEPNETIWGGGEQMSYLALNGRRFPMWTSEPGVGRDKSTELTRIMDETGMAGGDYWNTNYPQPTVLTSRWLAIHLDASVYSVIDAGNPGRTSFEVWAAQARFEIFAADGPQDLVGQLSHRFGRPRALPDWAIGGAIVGLKQGEKSFERLDAFLDAGAAVSGLWCEDWAGIRETSFGRRLFWDWQRSEARYPDLPARIKALNERGIRFLAYANPYLAVDGLLYQEALVSGHLCRKLDSDEPYLVDFGEFYCGVLDFTREESCVWFAQRILCREMLDIGIDGWMADFGEYLPTDVRLANGMDAMEAHNLWPVLWAQVNDRALAMRGRQGDAVFFMRAGFSGVSRACPLLWAGDQSVDFTRHDGLGTVITAALSSGLVGNAYSHSDCGGYTSLHGNIRSVELMQRWCELAAFAPVMRSHEGNRPDDNLQYDSSPELLANFAMWSRIHAHLAPYVRHLCDEAVATGLPVQRPLFLHYPQDSGLFALQDQFLYGADLLVAPVVEEGATSRQVILPGEQAWRHVWSGADYAPGEHDIAAPIGHPPVFYRTDSAFADLFARMREIVAE
- a CDS encoding aldo/keto reductase; translation: MSLLPLPPALRPLGASGLNVSPIAWGMWRLAEGRRTAADAARLVHAALDAGITLLDTADIYGFDGSGGFGDAESLLGEVIAADPGLRNRFVLASKGGIMPPLPYDQSSEYLNAAIDASLRRLKVETIDLYQVHRPDILAHPAQVARVLDDAVASGKIRAIGVSNFTQAQVAALNHFLTNKLVVTQPEISPLRITPLENGEMDQAMMLGITPLAWSPLGGGRLAAPETARDLAVAEALDVVADDRGVSRTVAAYSWLMAHPAGIIPIIGSQNPARIAEGAAALSVQWSREEWYGVLVAARGERLP
- a CDS encoding LacI family DNA-binding transcriptional regulator, with translation MSERSNIRDVAALAGVAVKTVSRVLNGHPYVSAAMREKVEKAMKELEFRPSIAARILSGSKSNQIALIYDNHSPYYMFQIQSGCWDYCKAHGIRLIAQPVDVADPQVGDSVRGLVSETHVDGIILSSPVTDCVGVLQALDALDVPFVRISPGTNHALTSSVFMDDAQAADDMTTHLINIGHRRIGFIKGHPNHMSSDDRLFGYRRALDRAGIAFEPQLVMPGEFDFESGFAAGGMLLDLAHPPSAIFAANDDMAAGVLAMAHGRGIALPDQLSVVGFDDTTLARTVWPALTTIHQPMAELARTATEILIAGGDITHRRLSHTLVERASVAAPFRKNS